One Peromyscus leucopus breed LL Stock chromosome 4, UCI_PerLeu_2.1, whole genome shotgun sequence genomic region harbors:
- the Ypel4 gene encoding protein yippee-like 4, with translation MPSCDPGPAPACLPTKTFRSYLPRCHRTYSCVHCRAHLAKHDELISKSFQGSHGRAYLFNSVVNVGCGPAEQRLLLTGLHSVADIFCESCKTTLGWKYEQAFETSQKYKEGKYIIEMSHMVKDNGWD, from the exons ATGCCCAGCTGTGACCCAGGCCCGGCCCCTGCCTGTCTCCCCACCAAGACTTTCCGCAGCTACCTGCCCCGCTGCCACCGCACGTACAGTTGTGTCCATTGTCGAGCACACTTGGCCAAACACGATGAGCTTATTTCCAAG TCCTTCCAAGGGAGCCATGGCCGGGCCTACCTGTTTAACTCCGT ggtcaaCGTGGGTTGTGGGCCAGCTGAACAGCGCCTCCTGCTCACAGGACTCCACTCGGTAGCTGACATTTTCTGCGAAAGCTGCAAGACCACACTGGGCTGGAAATAC GAACAAGCTTTTGAGACCAGCCAGAAAtacaaagaagggaagtacatcATTGAGATGTCACACATGGTCAAAGACAACGGCTGGGACTGA